TGCTGAACCCTGTGTTGCCCGACCCCACCTTCAGGCAGATCCGGGACTTCATCTACGAGAAGAGCGGCATTTATATAACCGACGCGAAGAAGTATCTCGTCGAAAAGAAACTGGGCGCGCGGCTCCAGGACAGGAACGTCGGCAGCTTCGAGGACTACCTGTCCCTGGTCCGGTACTCCGGCGGCGACGAGCTCGGCCGCCTCTTCGATGCCATCACCACGAACGAGACCTACTTCTTCCGCGAACCCCAGCAACTGCAGGTCTGCGTCGAATCCGTGGTGCCGGCGGTCCTGCAGCAGAAGAGCGCCAGGGACATCCGCATCTGGTCGGCCGCCTGTTCGACCGGCGAGGAGGCCTATACCCTGGTCATGATGCTGATGGAGAAGAGGAGCTGCAGCCGCATTGACGTCGTCGCCTCGGACATCAGCAACGAGGTGCTGGCGTCGGCACAGAAGGCGGTCTACGGCTCCTATTCGATGCGGAACGTGCCGGAACCGTACCTGAAAAAGTACTTCAAGAGCAACGGCTGGACGCACGAACTCGACCCGTCCGTCCGGGCACCGGTCCGGTTCATGAACATCAATCTCATCGACGCAGCGAAAATGCGCGCGGTGCAGGGAATGGACGTCGTATTCTGCCGCAACGTGCTCATCTATTTCGATGACCGGGCGAAGCAAAAAGCGGTATCGCTGCTGTACGACAGCCTGCGGCCGGGGGGCTTCCTGTTCATCGGCTCCTCCGAAAGCCTCCACAATGTGACGAGGGCGTTCAAGCCCGTCGTCTTTGACAAGGTCGTTGCTTATCAGAGGGTGTAGCCATGAAAATACTGATCGTGGACGATGACGCGACAACGCGGAAACTGCTGGGCCTGTACCTGAAGACGAAAGGGTACGAGATCGCCTATGCCGAGAACGGGCTCGACGCCATCGAGAAGGTGGGCAGGGAAAAGCCCAACCTTATCATCACGGACCTCAACATGCCCTACATGGACGGTATCGAGTTCGTGAAGACCATGCGGGCCGACCCGGCGCGGCAGGAGCTCCCGATCCTGATGGTCACGACCGAAGCGGACCCGGAGGAGCGCGAGCGGGCGATGTCCGTGGGCGTGAACGGCTATCTCGTGAAGCCGGTGACCGCGGATGTGGTCATCCAGAACATACGGCATATCTTAAAGAACATGTTCGCACAAGGAGGAAGTTCCCATGCCTGATCTCAAGATGAAAATACTCGTCGTCGATGATTTTTCGACCATGCGGCGGATCGTGAAGAATGTGCTGAAGCAGATCGGCTTCGAGAACATCGAAGAGGCCGAGGACGGCGCACAGGCACTGGCAAAAATGAAGGGCGGCGGCTACGGCTTCGTGGTGACCGACTGGAACATGCCGAACATGGACGGCCTCGAGTTCTTCAAGACCGCCCGCCAGGAGCCGGCCCTCAAGGATGTCCCGTTCCTGATGGTCACGGCCGAGGCGGAAAAGGACAAGGTCATCACGGCGATCCAGGCCGGCGTCAACAATTACATCGTGAAGCCGTTCACGGCCGAGATCTTCAAGGAAAAAATGGACCGGATTTTTGAGAAACTGGAGAAAAAATAGCGCAGCCGGGAGCGCTCGGGGTCGGGAGAGACAGCGTGAATACTGCACCGAGCACCCAACTCGACGCTCCGAACGGGAGTCAATCATGCCTGATGAAATGGAAGAAATAATTGCGGAGTTCGTGACCGAGTCCGAAGAGACCCTGGACAAGGTGGACCCCCTCTTCGTGGAACTGGAGGCGAAGGGCCACGACCAGGAGATCCTGAACAAGCTCTTCCGGAGCGTCCACACGATCAAGGGCGCGGCCGGGTTCCTGGGGCTGCAGTCCATGGTCGATGTGGCGCACAGCGCGGAGAACATCATGAAGAAGCTGCGCGAGGGTGAGATCGCCATATCCCGCCGGCTCATGGACGCTGTGCTCAAGAGCGTCGACATGCTCCGGCTCCTGCTCAGGCATGTGAAGGACAAGGACGGCGCCCAGGAAAACATCGGACCGGTCGTGCAGGAATTGAATGCTGCGCTCGAGCTGGCCCTTCAGGCAGCCGGCGCCGTGGCAGCGACAGCGACGGCCGGTGAGCAGAAGAACGGCCGAAGCCCGGACAAGAGCCCGACGCCAGACGCCCCGGCTCTCAACGCCGAACTCCGGACGCCGGGCTCCGAACCGGAAGCGGCGATGGCCGGGCAGCCGCTCATTGCCGAAGCCGGACCAGCCGCAGCGGTAACGCCTGAAAGGCAGGACGCCCTCCAGACCCTCCGCGTGGACGTGAACAAGATCGACAAGGTCATGGACCTGACCGGAGAGGTCGTGCTCGTGCGGAACCGGCTGCTCAACATCGTGAACCGGCTCGAGCACCAGTACAGCGACGACCATGACGTCCAGAGCCTGCTCGAGGCCGTTTCCTTCCTCGACCTGATCACGTCGGACATGCAGCTCGGCGTCATGAAGATGCGCATGCAGCCCATCGCGAAGGTGTTCAGCAAGTTCCCGCGCCTGGTCCGGGACATTTCCGGCCCGCTCGGCAAGGCCGTGGAGCTCAGGGTATCCGGCGAGG
The Nitrospirota bacterium DNA segment above includes these coding regions:
- a CDS encoding protein-glutamate O-methyltransferase CheR gives rise to the protein MLNPVLPDPTFRQIRDFIYEKSGIYITDAKKYLVEKKLGARLQDRNVGSFEDYLSLVRYSGGDELGRLFDAITTNETYFFREPQQLQVCVESVVPAVLQQKSARDIRIWSAACSTGEEAYTLVMMLMEKRSCSRIDVVASDISNEVLASAQKAVYGSYSMRNVPEPYLKKYFKSNGWTHELDPSVRAPVRFMNINLIDAAKMRAVQGMDVVFCRNVLIYFDDRAKQKAVSLLYDSLRPGGFLFIGSSESLHNVTRAFKPVVFDKVVAYQRV
- a CDS encoding response regulator → MKILIVDDDATTRKLLGLYLKTKGYEIAYAENGLDAIEKVGREKPNLIITDLNMPYMDGIEFVKTMRADPARQELPILMVTTEADPEERERAMSVGVNGYLVKPVTADVVIQNIRHILKNMFAQGGSSHA
- the cheY gene encoding chemotaxis response regulator CheY, yielding MPDLKMKILVVDDFSTMRRIVKNVLKQIGFENIEEAEDGAQALAKMKGGGYGFVVTDWNMPNMDGLEFFKTARQEPALKDVPFLMVTAEAEKDKVITAIQAGVNNYIVKPFTAEIFKEKMDRIFEKLEKK
- a CDS encoding chemotaxis protein CheA produces the protein MPDEMEEIIAEFVTESEETLDKVDPLFVELEAKGHDQEILNKLFRSVHTIKGAAGFLGLQSMVDVAHSAENIMKKLREGEIAISRRLMDAVLKSVDMLRLLLRHVKDKDGAQENIGPVVQELNAALELALQAAGAVAATATAGEQKNGRSPDKSPTPDAPALNAELRTPGSEPEAAMAGQPLIAEAGPAAAVTPERQDALQTLRVDVNKIDKVMDLTGEVVLVRNRLLNIVNRLEHQYSDDHDVQSLLEAVSFLDLITSDMQLGVMKMRMQPIAKVFSKFPRLVRDISGPLGKAVELRVSGEDTEVDKSVIEQIGDPMVHIIRNAVDHGLETPQERLGKGKPAAGTISISAAQKGTQIVIEVSDDGRGIDVEKVKRKAIEKQLITGEDAARMTEEALVNLVFLPGFSTAEVATELSGRGVGMDVVKTNISKLNGTVEIISKKGAGTTFSIRIPLTLAIIQTLMVRSGGSRYAIPLAPVEETLTVSKDSISDMGGTEALVIRGKVYPLFNLAEIIGSGGNGGVLRYAVVVAIGDKRFCIGVDELLGQEEVVIKTVSGINTGSSSILGATITGEGKVVFILDLAAIAKSAVGYARV